ACTTGAAGGAATTCCCCCAGAGTTAACAAAATTCATTGCTGAGACACTTACTATACCCGTATATGGCATAGGGGCTGGAGAGCCTTGTGATGGGCAGGTCCTAGTATGCGGAGATATGTTAGGAATGTTCCAAGCCTTCACTCCTAAGTTTGCAAAGAAATATGCAAACGTTGCAGAGGTTATGATAAACGCTATGAAGGAATATGTTTCGGACGTTAAAGAATCTAAGTTCCCGGAAGATAAGCATGTGTATCATATCAAAGACAGCAAAGAGGATTTCGAAAAGCTATTTGCGGAATTCAAGTAATATAAAAAGATTTGGTATTGAGCGAAAGGATATCATACCTTCAAAGTAGACAGTCTGATTAATTTGAATTAGATTATCTATTTGGAGGTCTTTTTTTTGTACTTGAAAACAAACGGAGACCGTCTTTTGTAAAATAAAGCCATGATGGATTTCATATAGCTTTGACTTGTGTTAGGATAGTGTTAGGCATAAAAAAAGGGTGGTTTGATGAAGGAATATAAGATTTCAGAGATGGAAAC
This genomic interval from Peptostreptococcaceae bacterium contains the following:
- a CDS encoding 3-methyl-2-oxobutanoate hydroxymethyltransferase, which gives rise to LEGIPPELTKFIAETLTIPVYGIGAGEPCDGQVLVCGDMLGMFQAFTPKFAKKYANVAEVMINAMKEYVSDVKESKFPEDKHVYHIKDSKEDFEKLFAEFK